The Streptomyces nitrosporeus genome includes a window with the following:
- the polA gene encoding DNA polymerase I: MAETASKKTADNRPRLLLMDGHSLAYRAFFALPAENFTTATGQPTNAVYGFMSMLANTLRDEAPTHFAVAFDVSRKTWRSAKFPEYKANRSKTPDEFKGQVELIGELLDAMHADRFAVDGFEADDVIATLATQAEAAGFEVLIVTGDRDSFQLITDSVTVLYPTKGVSELTRFTPAKVEEKYGLTPAQYPDFAALRGDPSDNLPGIPGVGEKTAAKWINQFGSFAELVERADEVKGKAGQNLRDHLDAVKMNRVLTEMVRDVELPKGATELERAPYDRTAVTGVLDVLEIRNPSLRERLMAVDPGAAGAEAAPAPAAGVELDGAVLGAGELAPWLEEHGTEPLGMVTVDTWSLGAGEVTEVALAAAGGAAAWFDPSGLDEADEQAFAAWAADPARPKVMHNAKNAMRVFPERGWRLAGVTMDTALAAYLVKPGRRSFALDALSVEYLGRELAPAAASDGQLAFGADERAEADALMSQARAVLDLGDAFAVRLEEVGATGLLHDMELPTSLLLARLERAGIAADRAHLEGMEQQFAGAVQQAVKEAHAAVGREFNLGSPKQLQEVLFGELALPKTKKTKTGYTTDADALAWLAARTEHELPVIMLRHREQAKLRVTVEGLVKTIGGDGRIHTTFNQTVAATGRLSSTDPNLQNIPVRTDEGRAIRRGFVVGEGFESLMTADYSQIELRVMAHLSEDAGLIEAFTSGEDLHTTVASQVFGVEKSAVDAEMRRKIKAMSYGLAYGLSAFGLSQQLNIEAGEARALMDTYFLRFGGVRDYLHRVVEEARATGYTETVFGRRRYLPDLTSSNRQRREMAERMALNAPIQGTAADIVKVAMLKVDRALSEAGLTSRMLLQVHDEIVLEIAPGERERVEEILRHEMSTAVELRAPLDVSVGVGADWESAAH; the protein is encoded by the coding sequence GTGGCTGAGACGGCATCGAAGAAGACGGCAGACAACCGACCGCGCCTGCTCCTGATGGACGGGCACTCCCTGGCGTACCGGGCGTTCTTCGCCCTGCCCGCGGAGAATTTCACGACGGCGACGGGGCAGCCGACGAATGCCGTGTACGGCTTCATGTCGATGCTGGCGAACACGTTGCGTGACGAGGCGCCCACGCACTTCGCGGTGGCGTTCGACGTGTCGCGCAAGACGTGGCGTTCGGCGAAGTTCCCGGAGTACAAGGCGAACCGCTCCAAGACCCCCGACGAGTTCAAGGGGCAGGTGGAGCTGATCGGTGAGCTGCTGGACGCGATGCACGCGGACCGGTTCGCGGTCGACGGGTTCGAGGCGGACGACGTCATCGCGACGCTGGCCACCCAGGCCGAGGCGGCGGGTTTCGAGGTGCTGATCGTCACCGGTGACCGGGACTCGTTCCAGCTGATCACGGACAGCGTCACGGTGCTGTACCCGACGAAGGGCGTGTCGGAGCTGACCCGCTTCACCCCGGCGAAGGTCGAGGAGAAGTACGGCCTGACCCCCGCCCAGTACCCGGACTTCGCGGCGCTGCGCGGCGACCCGTCGGACAACCTTCCGGGCATCCCGGGGGTGGGGGAGAAGACCGCGGCGAAGTGGATCAACCAGTTCGGTTCGTTCGCGGAGCTGGTGGAGCGTGCCGACGAGGTCAAGGGGAAGGCCGGGCAGAACCTCCGGGACCACCTGGACGCGGTGAAGATGAACCGTGTGCTGACGGAGATGGTCCGGGACGTGGAGCTGCCCAAGGGGGCCACCGAGCTGGAGCGCGCCCCGTACGACCGCACGGCGGTGACGGGGGTGCTGGACGTCCTGGAGATCCGTAACCCGAGTCTGCGTGAGCGGCTGATGGCGGTGGACCCGGGCGCGGCCGGGGCGGAGGCCGCCCCGGCGCCGGCGGCCGGTGTCGAGCTGGACGGCGCGGTGCTGGGCGCGGGTGAGCTGGCGCCGTGGCTGGAGGAGCACGGCACCGAGCCGCTGGGCATGGTCACGGTGGACACCTGGTCGCTGGGCGCGGGCGAGGTGACGGAGGTGGCGCTGGCGGCGGCCGGCGGTGCCGCGGCCTGGTTCGACCCCTCCGGGCTCGACGAGGCCGACGAGCAGGCGTTCGCCGCGTGGGCGGCGGACCCCGCGCGGCCCAAGGTCATGCACAACGCGAAGAACGCCATGCGGGTCTTCCCCGAGCGGGGATGGCGGCTGGCCGGGGTCACCATGGACACCGCGCTGGCCGCCTACCTGGTCAAGCCCGGACGCCGTTCCTTCGCCCTGGACGCGCTGTCGGTGGAGTACCTGGGCCGGGAGCTGGCCCCGGCCGCCGCGTCCGACGGGCAGCTGGCGTTCGGCGCGGACGAGCGGGCCGAGGCCGATGCGCTGATGTCGCAGGCGCGCGCGGTGCTGGACCTCGGTGACGCGTTCGCGGTGCGGCTGGAGGAGGTCGGAGCCACCGGCCTGCTGCACGACATGGAACTGCCGACGTCCCTCCTGCTGGCCCGCCTGGAGCGGGCGGGCATCGCCGCCGACCGGGCGCACCTGGAGGGCATGGAGCAGCAGTTCGCCGGTGCCGTGCAGCAGGCGGTGAAGGAGGCGCACGCCGCGGTGGGCCGGGAGTTCAACCTGGGCTCGCCCAAGCAGCTCCAGGAGGTCCTCTTCGGGGAGCTGGCACTGCCGAAGACGAAGAAGACGAAGACGGGGTACACCACGGACGCCGACGCCCTGGCGTGGCTGGCGGCCCGGACCGAGCACGAGCTGCCGGTCATCATGCTGCGCCACCGCGAGCAGGCGAAGCTGCGGGTGACGGTCGAGGGCCTGGTCAAGACGATCGGCGGTGACGGCCGCATCCACACCACGTTCAACCAGACGGTCGCGGCGACCGGCCGGCTCTCCTCGACCGACCCCAACCTGCAGAACATCCCCGTGCGTACGGACGAGGGCCGGGCGATCCGCCGGGGCTTCGTCGTCGGCGAGGGCTTCGAGTCGCTGATGACGGCCGACTACAGCCAGATCGAGCTGCGGGTGATGGCGCACCTGTCCGAGGACGCCGGTCTGATCGAGGCGTTCACCTCGGGGGAGGACCTGCACACGACGGTCGCCTCCCAGGTGTTCGGCGTCGAGAAGTCCGCGGTCGACGCGGAGATGCGCCGCAAGATCAAGGCGATGTCCTACGGACTGGCGTACGGGCTCTCGGCGTTCGGGCTGTCCCAGCAGCTGAACATCGAAGCGGGCGAGGCCCGTGCGCTGATGGACACGTACTTCCTGCGGTTCGGCGGGGTGCGTGACTACCTGCACCGGGTGGTGGAGGAGGCCAGGGCCACCGGATACACGGAGACGGTCTTCGGCCGCCGCCGCTACCTCCCCGACCTGACCAGCAGCAACCGGCAGCGGCGGGAGATGGCGGAGCGGATGGCGCTCAACGCCCCGATCCAGGGGACGGCCGCCGACATCGTCAAGGTCGCGATGCTGAAGGTGGACCGGGCGCTGAGCGAGGCCGGGCTCACCTCGCGGATGCTGCTCCAGGTCCATGACGAAATCGTCCTGGAGATCGCCCCGGGCGAGCGGGAGCGGGTCGAGGAGATCCTGCGGCACGAGATGTCGACGGCGGTCGAACTCCGGGCGCCGCTGGACGTGTCGGTCGGCGTCGGAGCGGACTGGGAGTCGGCGGCCCACTGA
- a CDS encoding DUF4184 family protein, which translates to MPFTLSHAAAVLPGIRGSGSGRGPFVASALVAGSFAPDLTYYADTVVPGAMEFGEVTHSVLGVFTVDVLVTGVLVALWLMLREPLVALLPAGWRGRVHAFVRGHGGEPGTSRAARGGRVVRGGWFVRGGWFVRGGWFVLSAVVGAGTHVVWDAFTHHGRWGTRLVPALGGSVGGHPVFQLVQYGSSALALAVLVWFTASGLRRTGPAPVPASLPVLGRAERRWAAALLGLCVLLGTAHRCARWYAYFGRVDTPLDIIPTACFGAGAGLAAGLLLYGAWMRLRPRPGRPSPAGPAGSAGRAGGTGPAGAAGPAEAAALPGAAEPTGAAEPTRAVPGRHGAADGRPAPGE; encoded by the coding sequence ATGCCGTTCACCCTCAGCCATGCCGCCGCCGTCCTGCCGGGAATCCGCGGATCCGGTTCGGGCCGCGGGCCGTTCGTCGCCTCGGCACTGGTGGCGGGTTCCTTCGCGCCCGACCTGACGTACTACGCGGACACCGTCGTTCCGGGGGCGATGGAGTTCGGTGAGGTGACCCATTCCGTCCTGGGGGTGTTCACCGTGGACGTCCTCGTCACGGGTGTGCTGGTGGCGCTCTGGCTGATGCTGCGGGAACCGCTGGTGGCGCTGCTGCCCGCCGGGTGGCGGGGGCGGGTGCACGCGTTCGTACGGGGGCACGGCGGTGAGCCGGGGACCTCACGGGCGGCCCGGGGCGGGCGGGTCGTCCGGGGCGGGTGGTTCGTCCGGGGCGGGTGGTTCGTCCGGGGCGGGTGGTTCGTGCTGTCCGCGGTCGTCGGCGCGGGCACCCATGTGGTGTGGGACGCCTTCACCCACCACGGCCGGTGGGGCACCCGGCTGGTGCCCGCCCTCGGCGGGAGCGTCGGCGGCCATCCGGTGTTCCAGCTGGTGCAGTACGGGAGTTCGGCACTGGCCCTGGCGGTCCTGGTGTGGTTCACGGCGAGCGGTCTGCGGCGCACCGGCCCCGCCCCCGTGCCCGCGTCGCTGCCGGTGCTCGGCCGGGCGGAACGCCGCTGGGCGGCCGCGCTGCTGGGGCTGTGCGTGCTGCTGGGCACCGCCCACCGGTGCGCCCGCTGGTACGCCTACTTCGGGCGCGTCGACACCCCGCTCGACATCATCCCGACCGCGTGCTTCGGAGCCGGGGCCGGTCTGGCGGCCGGACTGCTGCTGTACGGGGCGTGGATGCGGCTGCGCCCGCGTCCCGGCCGCCCTTCCCCGGCGGGCCCGGCAGGATCCGCGGGCCGGGCCGGAGGCACGGGCCCCGCGGGGGCCGCGGGTCCGGCCGAAGCCGCGGCACTGCCAGGAGCCGCGGAGCCGACGGGGGCCGCGGAGCCGACGAGGGCCGTACCCGGCCGTCACGGGGCGGCGGACGGCCGCCCCGCTCCCGGGGAGTGA